In Oncorhynchus mykiss isolate Arlee chromosome 1, USDA_OmykA_1.1, whole genome shotgun sequence, the following proteins share a genomic window:
- the LOC110530936 gene encoding mitotic interactor and substrate of PLK1, which translates to MSPKLEQTTDLRTMLSPTTDEPFSLDQSWTYNRNGNSSAFSFDSISVNHTRSTVVVSSQQKEVQARQVVVSEENCGITSEDWQASSSSSPSSTGSYCGFYSFVDNPASPEAELNEAWTLSPERQATLKEEHSFKLQTYVGGKKPGSLFKEDKDSRYQVKTDNGAQLKAEEEEKKLGKEIMHSHAPPKTATYKEQWSALSLSPNKLLEGFSLCYGPTSSKSEPTPAAEAGTIDNEQINFSAAREQFLKMEQSRLNPFLQSPSSLKPQGRRWQSEDSLLSPKSAKKEDHSTVWLNQSPTPVKQQDEGEVITAGKVTVYHTEEKVTKSQGSLLYDLDSGLEDLSGDPSVGYTSDVSISNDNSQPESKATQSVSGHRETPIEREIRITQEREESLRKLRGIKHTDVQEMVEIKTKYLLSQPAPPRTPVRSKENNRVSFFIQREIEKDSQREVDLMHQGRVPSLYDRGTPQELEDRKKIFELPDQPGAKEKRKRAWSSPRVNGRSSSSDREGFPSTCFPNRHSEETELYISHMNTAPSVNTTSKGWGSDSQDFTRVLPSSLPEESVTLKGHETTKAASSKVTIVVKTTSTSEIVNDPSWLVQRKEPVPAKSSSAKEASFSYSPSSPTPTASAVQGSEPNDKLFQTWRAHLNSGSPRPQRPNAPDVIQKEIEQDLKREQEHRELRESCGLSASMEGNLDCVGRDAKDTHQSQSLQRVIVEQEDSVFYESPSLLVEQTSLTRRPSSFITPVSMLDKTDSAAPFSPSIRPTARLPSFSIVTAQPWGCPRPTSPVDSRVSPMLPASPWAETGGSPGTPTQKGLTETLLEDFEERRVKLKLEENAYAGIQCIDDVNNEVLEATRITRHKNKRALRWEAGDYTNEYQSSPLEGMVREGRKEKR; encoded by the exons ATGTCACCCAAATTGGAGCAGACAACAGATCTTCGCACCATGCTCAGCCCCACCACGGACGAGCCCTTCAGCCTGGACCAGAGCTGGACCTACAACAGGAATGGCAACTCTTCTGCTTTCAGTTTCGACAGCATCTCCGTAAACCACACCCGGTCCACGGTTGTCGTATCTTCCCAGCAAAAAGaggtgcaggccaggcaggtGGTGGTGTCGGAGGAAAACTGCGGCATCACCAGCGAAGACTGGCAAGCCAGCAGCTCTAGCAGTCCCAGCAGCACAGGCTCCTACTGCGGGTTCTACTCATTCGTGGACAATCCTGCAAGCCCCGAGGCAGAGCTGAATGAAGCCTGGACGTTGTCCCCGGAAAGGCAAGCCACCCTGAAAGAGGAACACAGCTTCAAACTGCAGACGTATGTTGGTGGGAAGAAGCCAGGGAGTCTGTTCAAGGAGGACAAGGACTCCCGCTACCAGGTGAAAACAGACAACGGTGCCCAATtgaaggcagaggaggaggagaagaaactTGGGAAGGAGATCATGCATAGTCATGCCCCCCCAAAAACTGCCACCTACAAGGAACAGTGGAGTGCACTGAGCTTGTCACCCAACAAGCTGCTGGAAGGGTTCAGCTTGTGCTATGGTCCAACCAGTAGTAAATCTGAGCCCACACCAGCAGCCGAGGCTGGTACCATCGACAATGAGCAGATAAACTTCAGCGCAGCGCGAGAGCAGTTCCTAAAGATGGAACAGTCCAGGCTCAACCCCTTTCTGCAGAGTCCCAGCTCTCTAAAACCACAAGGAAGACGGTGGCAGTCAGAAGACAGCTTGCTATCACCAAAGAGTGCAAAAAAAGAAGACCACTCTACAGTATGGTTGAACCAAAGTCCGACACCAGTGAAACAGCAGGATGAAGGGGAAGTCATCACTGCCGGAAAGGTGACAGTGTACCACACAGAGGAGAAGGTAACCAAGAGCCAGGGTAGTCTGCTTTATGACCTTGACTCTGGACTGGAGGATCTATCAGGGGACCCCAGTGTTGGCTACACAAGTGATGTAAGCATATCCAATGACAACTCTCAACCAGAAAGCAAGGCCACCCAATCGGTAAGTGGTCACAGAGAGACGCCCATTGAGAGGGAGATTCGTATCactcaggagagagaggagagccttCGGAAATTGCGGGGTATTAAGCACACCGATGTCCAGGAGATGGTGGAGATCAAGACCAAGTATCTGCTCTCCCAGCCTGCACCACCACGGACACCTGTCAGGTCCAAAGAGAATAATCGGGTGAGCTTCTTCATCCAGCGCGAGATTGAAAAGGACAGCCAGAGGGAAGTGGACCTGATGCACCAGGGGAGAGTCCCAAGTCTGTATGACAGGGGAACTCCACAGGAACTGGAGGATAGGAAGAAGATCTTTGAGCTGCCAGACCAACCTGGAGCCAAGGAGAAGAGGAAAAGGGCTTGGTCTTCACCCAGGGTCAATGGGAGGAGTAGCAGCTCAGATAGGGAAGGATTCCCTTCCACTTGCTTCCCTAACCGGCACTCAGAAGAGACAGAGTTGTACATCAGCCACATGAACACCGCTCCAAGCGTCAATACCACCAGCAAAGGCTGGGGTTCAGATTCCCAAGACTTCACCAGAGTACTGCCAAGTAGCCTCCCAGAGGAGAGTGTTACATTGAAAGGCCATGAGACCACAAAGGCGGCAAGCTCTAAAGTCACAATAGTGGTGAAGACGACAAGTACTAGCGAAATAGTAAATGACCCATCGTGGTTAGTGCAAAGAAAGGAGCCAGTTCCAGCCAAAAGCTCCTCAGCTAAAGAAGCCTCCTTTTCGTACTCTCCGTCCTCCCCTACACCCACTGCTTCTGCAGTTCAGGGGTCTGAGCCGAATGATAAGCTTTTTCAAACCTGGAGGGCGCACCTGAATTCTGGTAGCCCGAGACCTCAAAGACCAAATGCTCCAGATGTTATCCAGAAGGAGATTGAGCAGGATCTAAAACGCGAGCAGGAGCACCGGGAACTCCGGGAATCCTGTGGCCTGTCCGCCTCTATGGAAGGAAACCTGGACTGTGTAGGACGAGACGCTAAAGACACACATCAATCGCAAAGCCTGCAAAGGGTCATCGTGGAACAGGAAGACTCTGTCTTCTATGAGAGCCCTTCACTTCTTGTAGAGCAGACAAGCTTGACCAGACGGCCCTCTTCCTTTATCACTCCAGTATCAATGCTAG ATAAAACAGACAGCGCAGCTCCCTTTTCCCCTTCCATTCGTCCCACTGCCCGACTTCCCTCCTTTTCCATAGTGACCGCCCAGCCATGGGGCTGTCCAAGGCCCACCTCCCCCGTGGATAGCAGGGTTTCCCCCATGTTGCCTGCCAGCCCATGGGCAGAGACAGGTGGCTCCCCTGGGACACCCACACAAAAGGGCCTGACCGAGACATTGCTAGAGGattttgaggagaggagagtcaaactgaagctggaagaGAACGCT TATGCAGGAATTCAGTGCATTGATGATGTGAATAATGAG GTCTTGGAGGCCACCCGGATCACCAGGCACAAAAACAAGCGGGCACTGCGCTGGGAGGCTGGTGACTACACCAACGAGTACCAGTCCTCTCCCCTGGAGGGCATGGTGAGAGAGGGCagaaaggagaagagatga